Sequence from the Pontibacter pudoricolor genome:
ATTGTTTCCCGTGAAAATATCAGCAAAGAGATAACAGGCGATATCCGTTTCGAGAATGTCGATTTTATTTACCCGGACACTAACATCCACGCGCTCAAGCATGTGTCTTTCAACATCAGGCACGGCGAAACTCTTGCTGTAATTGGTAACACCGGTTCCGGTAAAAGCACGATTGCCACGCTGCTGCCGCGCATGTACGATGTAACGAGCGGTCGTATTCTGATAGATGGTGTAGATGTGCGCGACTATAATATCGAAAGCCTTCGCAGCCAGATCGGGTACGTGCCGCAGGATGTATTTCTTTTCTCCGACTCTATCCGGAATAATATTGGCTTTGGCTTACCAAGTATAACCGAAGAGCAAATGGTGCAGGCGGCCAAAGATGCAGATGTGTATGAGAATATCATGCGTTTCCCGGAGCAGTTCGACACAAAGCTGGGCGAACGCGGCATTACGTTATCGGGCGGGCAAAAGCAACGTGTATCTATAGCACGGGCGCTGGTGCGCGAGCCGCGCATCCTGATTCTCGATGATTCGCTTTCGGCGGTAGATACCAAAACGGAGAACGCTATCCTGAACAGCCTGCGCCGTATTATGGCTAACCGTACGTCTATCATCATTTCGCACAGAGTATCGTCAGTAAAACTGGCGGATAGGATTCTGGTGCTGGATGACGGGGAGATCATACAGCATGGTACCCACGATGAATTGATCAGGCAGCAAGGATTGTACAAGGAACTATACGAGCGCCAGCTGCAGACGGAAGAACTGGAGTAGCCTGAACCGGGATTAATAGTGATTTTTGGGATTAACAGGATCGGGTTATAGTTGTAGCTATAGTTCTATAGTTGGCGTTTTACCCCTTCCTCCGCTGGCGCGGGTTTGCAACCCGTGTCTAACTATAGGGTTGAGTTTGTAACTCAACTGGCCTGAAAGGACAGGAGTTGTCTGAATCGGGATTTACAGGATTAAAGGATTTTCAGGATCACTGATTTTGCTATAGTTAGCGCTATCTTTTCATCGTTGCTGTTTTACCCACCCCTGCCCCTCCCAAGAGGGGAATTTCGGCTGTTGCTATAGTTGGTTTTATCTTTCTATAGTTACTGTTTCAACACCCCTAATAAGCGTAGCTTGCAAATTTCGAACTCCCTGTTCTCGCTTGTCCTTAAGGGGACACTTCTGCTACTGTAATAGTGCTATAGTTCCTTTCGCTGTTTCGGACATCTGTGTCCGAAACCTGTCTGCTGCGGACTTCTTAATCCGCTTTTACCAGCTGCTTTTCACAAAGATGTTCAGAAGTTATAGTCTATAGTTACAGCTATCGTTTTTAATTTGGTGGCTATAGGTCAGAGGTCGCTGATCCACTTCCTTACCTGGTGTTCGGCCCCGCTCTGAGGCAACTATAAACCCTTCAAATCCATACCTTCAGCTGCCTGTTTTACGGGATATAACTATGCCATTATTGTATTGTCGGAATTTTTTAGAGCAGATTCTGTTATAGTTACGTATAGCATAATCACATTCACCACTAAACTTACTATATATGGCTATTGACCTACAGCAAATTGGCAAGAGATTCAGGTTTTACACGCACCTGAACGAGTTGGAAATGAGCGACCTGAAAGCGATGACAGGCAGCGACGAAGAAACGCTGAAGAACATCCTGAATGGCTGCAATATTCTGCTGGACGAGTTGGTCGCTATTGTAAAAAACTTCCCTGACCTGAATCCGCAATGGCTTATTTACGGTGAAGGCAGCATGTTTAAACCCAAAGGAGCGAACGGCGATTGCCACGATACCCCAAAGAATTGCCTGAAAAAAGATAAAGCCGCCTACCTGCAGCAGATGAAAAACATGTTGATTGAGTTAGATGCTGCAGAAGTTGCCAAAGGCCACCACGCCGATGTAGATGCTTTAATGAACAAACTAAATGAGCTTAAAGCAAAAGCAACTGAATAGGCTATTACTGCTGGGGCTGTGCCTGTTACTTACTGCTGATACCGTTCAGAATAAGCGAAAGAGTAAGTAGATTCTTATTTCAAAAACTCTGCTTCACAAACACACCGGAAGCCTACTTTATCAGATGGATCGGTGTATAGTTGCCTGTCCGTGATTTCAGAGTCGCTTAGTTTGTCTTTCCAGCTGCCGCCTTTGGCTATACCTTTTTCGGCTACCATTTCGGCTACGTTGCCCAACACATGGTAAGCGCCATAGTCATTAGGTATGCCGCCATATACATAAGCTGGCGTCCGGAACTGTAAAAAGTAGGGCACCGGCCGTTTTACATTTATTGGCAGGTCGTGCACTTCAGTTTCTTTTAAATCCTGCTTTATTTGTGCTACAGGTTTTGGATCAATTATCTTTCTGGCAATAAATTCCGCTGCTTCAGGGTTAACTTTATACTTTACTGTTGCGCCCGTAGCTCTACTCCAGGGGAATTTATCCTTATCTACTCCGGCAGCAGCAATTACCTCCCACTCCTGCTCTGTCGGCAGCCTGTAAGTAATCTTTATTTTCTGCTCATTTCTGGGATCAGCATTATACTGTTCCGTAACTACCTTAGAACGCCACTGGCAATAAGCAACTGCCTGTTCATAACTCACACCTACTACAGGGTAAAACAAATACTCAGGATGATGAAGGTAGGATGATATAGGCTCTATAGTTTGATCTATAGTATCTGTACCAATTATTATAGTCCCCAAAGATTCAAAACGATAATAATCACGTTCATTTAGCTGGATAACCGTAGAGTCCGGCAATATGCTTTGGTAAAAGGCTGCTGAAGAATCACGTTTTATATAACTCAGGAACTCCTGCCAATGGATATTCGCCACTTCTGTTTCATCAAAAAACAACTGGAGCGGTGATATAAACAATCCACCCGGTGCATAGTTAAAAGGAACATCTTCAGAGTTATTATCAACTATAACTCTGTTCATAGTTGCTGATTGATCTTTGCGTTCCGCCTTTTTTTCTTCTTTGGTTAAGTTTCGTGAGTCTTCCCATTTTACACTTTCCCACCTGATAAGCTTACTTTCCTGAAAGCCTTTATAATTTATAAACGGACCACTATTCTGTGGCCAGTCATTGTATAGCCCGGTCTTGGTGCTGTAGGCTCCAATATAAGCTGAATTAGGCGTTCTGTAGCTACAAGCAGAGAGCAAAGCAACAACCAGCAGAAGAAAACTATAGTTGCGCATAGGCTATAGTTGTTTTTGGGCAGAGATACCGTTTAGTATAAGCGAGATGGTGAACAGCACATCCTGCTCTATTTTGAAGAAGTTTATAGTGGGTAGCTGCTGGTAAAAAACACGCTCAAATTCATCGAACTGGATCAGGTCTTTTACCACCATTATGGAGTAGCCCACGCGCTCGGCCTCGCAGGGAATGAACACACCTTTTTCGATACCATCCTTTATAACGGTAGCATAGTAGTTTGTTTCCTTGGCCCTGGACTCGGCAAAAAGCTTCTGGAACAGGCTGCGCGTTTCTATCAGTACTTTTATGGAAATGGTGTGCTGTGTTACGATCTCCTGGTAATAGCGAAGGGATGATTGAATGTACAACAGAAGCTGCTTGTGCGGATCGGGTTCCTGCTCCGCAATTTTCTTTATCCGGTATAAACTATCCTTCCACTCCTGCGAGAAAGCCTGTATAAAGAGCACTTCCTTGCTTTTGTAGTAATAGTATAAAGTGGGTTTTTTAAGGCCTATGGCATGAGCAATATCGTCGAGGGTGGCTTTGCTGTAGCCTAGTTTTCCGAACACGGATTTGGCTGCTTCGAGTATCAGCTCTTTTTTTACGTCTGCTTTTTTGCCCAAAGTGTCGCGGCTATAGTTTAGTTAGCCCTACCAAATATACCCGATTATTCTATAGTTGCAAGGTTATTCTTTTAGCGGCACTTCCACCACCGCTTTGCGGTCCTCCGGAAACCACTCTACATAAAAATCCTCGAGTTGAAGCTTATTTGCCTCGGCGTATGCAAACAGGTTGGTGTATAGTTTGCCTGGCGCAATCATATAATGGGCATTTATTTCGGAGTGTACTACTTTGCGGCCACCCGGCACATGCAGCAGTTGGTAACCCTCAGGCAGGGTTA
This genomic interval carries:
- a CDS encoding TetR/AcrR family transcriptional regulator, translated to MGKKADVKKELILEAAKSVFGKLGYSKATLDDIAHAIGLKKPTLYYYYKSKEVLFIQAFSQEWKDSLYRIKKIAEQEPDPHKQLLLYIQSSLRYYQEIVTQHTISIKVLIETRSLFQKLFAESRAKETNYYATVIKDGIEKGVFIPCEAERVGYSIMVVKDLIQFDEFERVFYQQLPTINFFKIEQDVLFTISLILNGISAQKQL
- a CDS encoding formylglycine-generating enzyme family protein, which produces MRNYSFLLLVVALLSACSYRTPNSAYIGAYSTKTGLYNDWPQNSGPFINYKGFQESKLIRWESVKWEDSRNLTKEEKKAERKDQSATMNRVIVDNNSEDVPFNYAPGGLFISPLQLFFDETEVANIHWQEFLSYIKRDSSAAFYQSILPDSTVIQLNERDYYRFESLGTIIIGTDTIDQTIEPISSYLHHPEYLFYPVVGVSYEQAVAYCQWRSKVVTEQYNADPRNEQKIKITYRLPTEQEWEVIAAAGVDKDKFPWSRATGATVKYKVNPEAAEFIARKIIDPKPVAQIKQDLKETEVHDLPINVKRPVPYFLQFRTPAYVYGGIPNDYGAYHVLGNVAEMVAEKGIAKGGSWKDKLSDSEITDRQLYTDPSDKVGFRCVCEAEFLK